A genomic window from Vagococcus sp. CY52-2 includes:
- a CDS encoding KUP/HAK/KT family potassium transporter — protein MGVVYGDIGTSPLYVMKAIVDGNGGLEHVSETFILGAVSLVFWTLTLLTTIKYVMIALNADNHGEGGIFSLFTLVRKNSRYLLYPAMLGGATLLADGILTPAVTVTTAVEGLRGIPSFHNVFGDSQQIIVIITVIIIFSLFMVQRLGTKKVGTAFGPIMFGWFTFIGLIGLSNFMGNLSVIRALNPYYAVHLLFSEENKLGILILGSVFLATTGAEALYSDLGHAGRNNIRVSWPYIKVCLVLNYFGQAAWIIRVKDLPEYQDIGMLNPFFRMMPQSLTIIGVIFATVAAIIASQSLISGSYTLASEAIKLRLLPRMKIIYPTDQKGQLYIPAINNMLMVGCLAIVFGFRTSARMEAAYGLAITITMLMTTILLLVYLLQEGTPKSLAYLIFIFFGTIESIFFVSSASKFMHGGYVALGMALVIFLIMLIWHRGNMITEATSKRISLYDYKGQLGELRDDTDWPQLQTNLVFLTSKIKGHLISREIMYSILDKSPKRAKVYWFVNVFVTDEPYTKEYYVDMMDTDYIVNVQLRLGFKMPQEVNVYLRQIVHDLMNEGKLPKQPQKYSITPGRDTGDFSFVLIREELSRVTELNWLDTLVMQAKLGIKRRAVDPAKWYGLEYSDVITEYVPLVIQPKRNKVTLKQVPVEEFDEDDDELHNL, from the coding sequence ATGGGAGTTGTTTATGGCGATATTGGTACTAGTCCATTATATGTCATGAAAGCCATTGTTGATGGTAATGGTGGGTTAGAGCATGTTTCAGAAACCTTTATTTTAGGTGCGGTATCACTAGTTTTTTGGACGTTAACTTTATTAACCACAATAAAATATGTCATGATTGCATTGAATGCAGATAACCACGGTGAAGGTGGTATTTTTTCACTTTTCACATTAGTTAGAAAAAATAGTCGATATTTATTATATCCGGCTATGCTAGGAGGAGCCACTTTACTGGCAGATGGTATATTAACTCCTGCTGTAACGGTTACAACAGCTGTTGAAGGCCTTCGAGGAATTCCCTCTTTCCATAATGTGTTTGGTGATAGCCAGCAAATCATTGTGATTATAACAGTTATTATTATCTTTTCCCTTTTTATGGTTCAACGTTTAGGTACTAAAAAAGTGGGGACAGCTTTTGGTCCAATTATGTTTGGCTGGTTTACATTCATTGGTTTGATTGGTTTATCTAATTTTATGGGGAATTTATCTGTGATTCGTGCATTAAATCCTTATTATGCTGTTCATCTACTATTCTCTGAAGAAAATAAATTAGGTATTTTAATTTTAGGTAGTGTATTTCTAGCGACAACAGGGGCCGAAGCTTTATATTCTGATTTAGGTCATGCCGGTAGAAACAATATTCGTGTTAGTTGGCCGTATATTAAAGTATGTTTGGTATTAAATTACTTTGGTCAAGCTGCTTGGATTATTCGTGTGAAAGATTTACCGGAATATCAAGATATCGGTATGTTGAATCCGTTTTTTAGAATGATGCCACAATCATTAACTATTATTGGTGTTATCTTTGCAACAGTAGCTGCTATTATTGCGTCACAATCATTGATTTCTGGCTCTTATACATTAGCTTCTGAGGCAATTAAGTTACGTCTATTACCAAGAATGAAAATTATTTATCCGACTGATCAAAAAGGACAATTATATATTCCAGCTATTAATAATATGTTAATGGTGGGTTGTTTAGCCATTGTTTTTGGTTTCCGAACATCTGCTCGAATGGAAGCAGCTTATGGCTTAGCTATTACGATTACGATGTTAATGACAACTATTTTGTTGCTTGTATATTTATTACAAGAGGGAACACCAAAATCTTTAGCGTACCTGATTTTTATCTTTTTTGGAACGATTGAGAGTATCTTTTTTGTTTCTAGTGCATCTAAGTTTATGCACGGAGGTTACGTTGCTTTAGGTATGGCGTTAGTTATTTTCTTGATCATGTTAATTTGGCATCGAGGTAATATGATTACAGAGGCAACATCAAAACGTATCTCTTTATATGATTATAAAGGACAATTAGGTGAGTTAAGAGATGACACGGATTGGCCACAGTTACAAACAAATTTAGTCTTTTTAACTTCTAAAATAAAGGGGCACCTGATTAGTAGAGAAATTATGTATTCAATATTAGACAAAAGCCCAAAACGTGCGAAAGTTTATTGGTTCGTTAATGTCTTTGTGACAGATGAACCGTATACCAAAGAATATTATGTGGATATGATGGATACTGATTATATTGTCAATGTCCAACTTCGTTTAGGATTTAAAATGCCACAGGAAGTTAACGTCTATCTAAGACAAATTGTACATGATTTAATGAACGAAGGAAAACTACCGAAACAACCACAAAAATATTCTATTACACCAGGAAGAGATACAGGAGATTTTTCATTTGTTTTAATACGTGAAGAATTATCCCGTGTAACAGAGTTGAATTGGTTAGATACTTTAGTGATGCAAGCAAAATTAGGAATCAAACGACGAGCAGTTGACCCTGCTAAATGGTATGGGTTGGAATATAGTGATGTGATTACAGAATATGTTCCACTTGTTATTCAACCTAAGCGAAACAAAGTAACATTAAAACAAGTGCCAGTTGAAGAATTTGATGAAGATGATGATGAATTACATAATTTATAA
- the proB gene encoding glutamate 5-kinase, producing the protein MSRKTLLKKSKRLVIKVGTSSLVLPNSEINLRAIDQLAFTLSSLRQLGYEVILVSSGAIGVGMNLLGLEKRPETIAKQQAVAAIGQSELIKIYTQRFTSYHQQSAQVLLTRDVIDFPTSRQNVINTFEELLTMGVIPIVNENDSVSVDELDHLTKFGDNDQLSAIVCKLAQADLLLMLSDIDGFYSDNPHTNPDAILYSHITEITEMMEDAARGKGSVFGTGGMTSKLKAAKRVLDNQSQMILASGKDPAILFDILEGKEVGTLFSN; encoded by the coding sequence TTGAGCAGAAAAACATTATTAAAAAAAAGTAAGCGACTTGTTATAAAAGTTGGAACAAGCTCTCTTGTTCTACCCAATTCCGAAATAAATTTACGTGCTATTGATCAATTAGCTTTTACCTTATCTTCTTTAAGACAACTTGGATATGAGGTTATCTTGGTTTCTTCAGGTGCAATTGGTGTTGGAATGAACTTATTAGGATTAGAAAAACGACCTGAGACTATCGCTAAACAACAGGCTGTTGCAGCGATTGGTCAATCTGAATTAATCAAGATATACACTCAACGATTTACTTCTTATCACCAACAATCAGCCCAAGTCTTACTCACTCGTGATGTCATCGATTTTCCAACAAGTAGACAAAATGTTATTAATACATTTGAGGAGTTATTAACTATGGGGGTTATCCCAATCGTAAACGAAAATGACAGTGTCTCCGTAGATGAACTTGATCACTTAACAAAATTCGGTGATAATGATCAACTATCTGCTATTGTTTGTAAATTAGCTCAAGCAGACTTACTCCTAATGCTTTCAGACATTGATGGTTTTTATAGTGATAATCCTCATACTAATCCAGATGCTATACTGTACTCTCATATCACAGAAATTACAGAAATGATGGAAGACGCGGCTAGAGGTAAAGGGAGCGTTTTTGGAACTGGTGGTATGACAAGCAAATTAAAAGCAGCAAAGCGTGTGTTAGATAATCAATCACAAATGATTTTAGCTAGCGGTAAAGATCCTGCTATTTTATTCGACATTTTAGAGGGAAAAGAAGTAGGTACACTATTTTCAAATTAA
- a CDS encoding glutamate-5-semialdehyde dehydrogenase, which yields MTLLETLGKQATKSAFFLNNATTKEKNNALKSIIEMLDRDMEIILAANEKDIELANKNGIPETMIDRLLLTKERINTMQHDIQTTIDLDDPIGKVDHMWRNEDNLLIGKQRVPLGVIGMIYESRPNVTTDASALALKSGNAIILRGGKEAFYSNQALVQSIQQALELVDFPKDCVQFIDDTSRETATKFMQLSDYLDVLIPRGGANLIQSVVKNATVPVIETGTGNCHVYVDKHANLTMAKDIVINGKCQRPSVCNATESLLVNATIAKKFFELVSPEFEANHVKLRVDQASLVYLPSATLATEEDFATEFNDLILSVKIVNNLDDAIQHINHYGTKHSEVIVTDSYQHSQKFIQQIDAAAVYVNASSRFTDGSVFGFGGEIGISTQKLHARGPMGLNELTTTKYIIFGEGQTRR from the coding sequence ATGACACTATTAGAAACATTGGGTAAACAAGCAACTAAATCGGCCTTTTTCTTGAATAATGCCACAACAAAAGAAAAAAATAATGCACTAAAATCTATCATCGAAATGCTAGATAGAGATATGGAAATTATCTTGGCAGCAAATGAAAAAGATATTGAATTAGCTAATAAAAATGGGATTCCTGAAACCATGATTGACAGGCTACTTCTCACAAAAGAACGAATTAATACGATGCAACACGACATTCAGACAACTATTGATTTAGACGACCCAATAGGAAAAGTTGATCATATGTGGCGAAACGAAGATAATTTATTAATTGGAAAACAACGAGTTCCATTGGGCGTTATCGGTATGATTTATGAATCAAGACCGAACGTTACAACAGATGCATCAGCTCTTGCTTTAAAATCAGGTAATGCCATCATCTTACGCGGAGGAAAAGAGGCTTTTTACTCTAATCAAGCACTTGTTCAATCGATTCAACAGGCTTTAGAGTTAGTTGATTTTCCAAAAGATTGTGTTCAATTCATTGATGATACTTCAAGAGAAACAGCAACAAAATTCATGCAATTATCAGATTATCTAGATGTTCTAATCCCTCGTGGTGGTGCGAACTTAATTCAATCTGTGGTTAAAAATGCCACTGTCCCTGTTATTGAAACTGGAACTGGAAACTGTCATGTATATGTTGATAAACACGCCAATTTAACTATGGCAAAAGATATTGTAATTAACGGTAAGTGTCAACGTCCTTCAGTATGCAATGCGACAGAATCACTTTTAGTGAACGCGACTATTGCTAAGAAATTTTTTGAACTGGTGTCCCCTGAATTTGAAGCCAATCATGTTAAATTAAGAGTAGACCAAGCATCTTTGGTTTACCTACCTTCTGCTACACTTGCAACAGAGGAAGATTTTGCCACAGAATTTAATGACCTAATCTTATCAGTAAAAATCGTCAATAATCTAGATGACGCTATCCAGCATATTAACCATTACGGAACGAAACATTCCGAAGTGATTGTAACAGACAGCTATCAGCACTCTCAAAAATTTATTCAACAAATTGACGCAGCCGCTGTTTACGTCAACGCATCTTCTCGCTTTACTGATGGTAGCGTATTTGGATTTGGTGGAGAAATTGGCATTAGCACACAAAAATTACACGCTAGAGGTCCAATGGGCTTAAATGAATTAACTACCACAAAATATATCATCTTTGGGGAAGGTCAAACTAGACGTTAA
- a CDS encoding YfhO family protein produces the protein MLSNMKKTFKTSGKFGLLAFIVPVLVMIGVYLSLGIYPGSTRSVLASDAFSQFSNFHASFNNVLHGKQSIFYTWNASLGLNYWSLISYYLGGIFTPIVFFFNNQNIPDALYLLTLLKIGTAGLSFWYYSKETYKLPNLSHVTLAICYSLMSFATAHSELIMWLDIFMYIPLIFLGINRILDKGKSALLFVSYFLLFVSNFYFGFMVGLFSFLYFVARVAINASFYKKRIIPYLTTSILAGIASMVMILPAVFDLRSNGETLSAIGHLKTEATAFWDIVIKNMIGVFDTTKYGSIPFIYVGLLPLIFCLFYFCSEKNKTKNKIAYAGLFIILILSFYIEPLNLFWHGMHAPNMFLFRYSFLFSSLVVILAGYGWEKFSKSDMPLMIVIVLSLAVLFSIAFFASSKDSYTYVTLGQYILTILFLGLYLASMYFYYGNQLPKHTFVFLLLLIVAGEAYINTSFMLNGILNDWNYASRSLYSEPYPDYKALVDKANNSNKKSFSRLESLSPISSNDGFNYGYSGISMFSSIRNRHSSALLNELGFRSRGTSLNIRYQNNTLLMDSLMGIKYNISNQDVLKYGFNPTNSQGKYTLYTNDNALPLGILTNDDLYKLKLPARDNLGAQTTLINQLADLNDVYYTFTNPTVVSTQNAQITNLPNNRVAIKEQKSNEAKVVTYQVSVPAGKQAYFSLFPNNFGDLKSSNAKITTQNVSYETQIGITGQYYNLGYFKEDAIVEFSVSFYGTDTIELINPPVVLLDIPKFDAAIKSMETKGVDFKVNGRKATAHVETPEEQVVFTTIPYDKGWTVKIDNKKVAIKDFQDGFLTFTVPKGNHEIELSFLPPGFIIGVICFISATGAFILYYRLMKTKKRKKTLIK, from the coding sequence ATGTTATCAAACATGAAAAAAACATTTAAAACAAGTGGTAAATTCGGACTTCTTGCTTTTATCGTCCCAGTTTTGGTTATGATAGGCGTTTATTTAAGTTTAGGTATTTATCCTGGCAGTACTAGAAGTGTCTTGGCTAGCGATGCTTTTTCACAATTTTCTAATTTTCATGCTAGTTTTAACAACGTTTTACATGGTAAACAAAGTATCTTTTATACTTGGAATGCTTCTTTAGGACTCAATTACTGGTCTCTTATTTCTTACTATTTGGGCGGTATCTTTACACCGATTGTTTTCTTTTTTAATAATCAAAATATTCCAGATGCTCTTTATTTATTAACTTTATTAAAAATAGGAACAGCTGGATTATCCTTTTGGTACTACTCAAAAGAAACTTATAAATTACCAAATCTATCACATGTTACATTAGCTATTTGTTATTCGCTCATGTCTTTTGCAACCGCACACTCTGAGTTGATTATGTGGTTAGATATTTTTATGTACATCCCTCTAATTTTTTTAGGTATCAACCGAATACTAGATAAGGGAAAATCTGCTTTACTGTTTGTTTCTTACTTTCTTTTATTTGTATCTAATTTTTACTTTGGTTTTATGGTAGGATTATTTTCGTTCCTTTATTTCGTTGCTCGTGTTGCCATAAACGCATCTTTTTATAAAAAGCGAATCATCCCTTATCTGACAACCTCTATCTTAGCTGGGATAGCTTCGATGGTGATGATTTTGCCAGCCGTATTTGATTTAAGATCTAATGGTGAGACACTATCTGCTATAGGTCATCTTAAAACAGAAGCAACGGCTTTTTGGGATATTGTGATTAAAAATATGATTGGGGTTTTTGATACCACAAAATATGGCTCAATTCCTTTTATTTATGTCGGGCTATTGCCATTAATTTTTTGTCTCTTTTATTTTTGTAGCGAAAAAAATAAAACAAAAAATAAAATAGCTTATGCAGGTTTATTTATTATTCTAATTTTAAGTTTTTATATTGAACCTCTTAATTTATTTTGGCATGGTATGCATGCTCCTAACATGTTTTTATTTAGATACAGTTTTTTATTTTCATCCCTTGTCGTCATACTTGCTGGCTATGGTTGGGAAAAATTTTCTAAATCAGATATGCCCTTAATGATTGTCATCGTCCTTTCTTTAGCAGTGTTATTTTCTATCGCTTTCTTTGCATCAAGTAAAGATAGTTACACTTATGTAACTCTAGGACAATATATCCTAACTATTCTATTTTTAGGATTATATTTAGCAAGCATGTATTTTTATTATGGAAATCAGTTACCTAAACACACATTCGTCTTTTTGCTTCTTTTAATAGTAGCTGGTGAAGCTTATATTAATACATCTTTTATGTTAAATGGCATTTTAAACGATTGGAATTACGCTTCTCGTAGCTTGTATTCAGAACCTTACCCAGATTATAAAGCACTAGTTGACAAAGCTAATAACTCTAATAAAAAATCATTTAGTCGTTTAGAATCTCTTTCACCCATCTCAAGCAATGATGGCTTTAATTATGGATATAGTGGTATTAGCATGTTTTCTTCTATTAGAAATAGACATTCTTCTGCCTTACTAAATGAACTAGGATTTCGTTCTCGAGGAACTAGTTTAAACATACGATATCAAAATAATACACTGTTAATGGATAGTCTAATGGGAATTAAATATAATATCAGCAATCAGGATGTCTTAAAATATGGATTCAATCCAACAAATAGCCAAGGAAAATATACCCTGTATACAAATGATAATGCTCTACCTTTAGGGATACTAACAAATGATGATTTGTATAAATTAAAACTGCCAGCAAGAGATAATTTAGGTGCTCAAACAACATTGATTAACCAGTTAGCAGATTTAAATGATGTCTACTACACTTTTACTAATCCAACAGTTGTCAGTACACAAAATGCTCAAATAACCAATTTACCAAATAATCGTGTGGCGATTAAAGAACAAAAATCAAATGAAGCAAAAGTAGTCACATATCAAGTCAGTGTACCAGCTGGTAAACAAGCTTACTTTAGCCTTTTTCCAAATAATTTTGGCGATTTAAAAAGTTCTAATGCTAAAATTACTACGCAAAACGTTAGCTATGAAACACAAATTGGTATCACAGGTCAATATTACAATTTAGGGTATTTCAAAGAAGATGCCATTGTCGAATTCTCAGTTTCTTTTTATGGTACAGATACCATTGAATTAATCAATCCACCTGTTGTCTTACTAGATATTCCTAAATTTGATGCTGCTATTAAATCTATGGAAACAAAAGGAGTGGATTTCAAAGTCAACGGTAGAAAAGCCACAGCTCATGTAGAAACGCCTGAAGAACAAGTTGTATTTACAACTATCCCTTATGATAAAGGTTGGACAGTAAAAATAGACAACAAGAAAGTAGCCATAAAAGATTTTCAAGACGGTTTTCTGACATTTACTGTACCAAAAGGTAACCATGAAATTGAGCTAAGTTTCCTACCTCCAGGCTTTATAATTGGTGTCATATGTTTTATTAGTGCTACAGGAGCATTTATTTTATACTATCGTTTAATGAAAACAAAAAAAAGAAAAAAGACTTTAATTAAATAG
- a CDS encoding prepilin peptidase: MIFFLIFLFNIMSYIFLTYVSFLPTDKKINLFNKHHRYLFFIGSSIIYLLLLTTKLSMVMILLIIMGVYLSIIDFYYYVVDPYLSVLFIIGLLTLYPSINKLLPLYVLLFFLLLSYLMPKKLGFGDIKLLVYWSVFLSPIQLLWLIFIASFIGILYIMLYQLLTSHPLTKIAFVPFLTIALTIVLLII, encoded by the coding sequence ATGATATTTTTTTTAATTTTTTTATTCAATATAATGTCGTATATCTTTTTAACATACGTATCATTTTTACCAACTGACAAAAAGATAAACCTTTTTAATAAACATCATCGCTACTTATTTTTTATTGGAAGTTCGATTATTTATCTACTATTGTTAACAACAAAATTATCTATGGTAATGATTCTACTTATCATTATGGGAGTTTATTTATCTATTATTGATTTTTACTACTATGTTGTTGATCCATATCTATCTGTCTTGTTTATAATAGGTCTACTCACTCTTTATCCATCAATAAATAAGTTATTACCTTTATATGTCTTATTGTTCTTTTTATTACTTAGTTATTTGATGCCAAAAAAGTTAGGATTTGGTGATATCAAATTACTTGTCTACTGGTCAGTCTTTCTATCTCCAATACAACTTCTATGGTTAATATTTATTGCTTCATTTATAGGAATACTCTATATTATGTTATATCAATTATTAACAAGCCATCCCCTTACAAAAATAGCCTTTGTCCCATTTTTAACCATCGCTTTAACTATTGTACTATTAATAATTTAA
- a CDS encoding ABC transporter permease — MRKSVSKVTHAILAFIFLTILWWLASVILNKNMLPTPFAVYRHLMVIEPQVLWLHTYNSLVRLFWAMLIAVLIGLIIGLLMGRFPKINQLLDPIVYLTYPIPKIALLPIIMLLFGLGNASKIILLVLIIVFQVILSVRDGVKSIPKSYYHHLYVLGASQFQQFCKITLPAAYSAILNAVRIALGTAIAILFFTEVYGTSYGLGFFIMDAWGRLDYLDMYSGILALSLVAFILFQMIDFAENRTNKWRKTY, encoded by the coding sequence ATGAGAAAAAGTGTATCAAAAGTGACACATGCGATTCTAGCATTTATTTTTTTAACTATTTTATGGTGGTTAGCAAGTGTGATATTAAATAAAAACATGTTACCCACACCGTTTGCGGTGTATCGACACTTAATGGTTATCGAGCCACAAGTATTATGGCTACATACATATAATAGTTTGGTTCGTCTGTTTTGGGCTATGCTGATTGCTGTTTTGATAGGATTAATTATAGGGCTTTTGATGGGACGTTTTCCCAAAATAAATCAATTGTTGGATCCAATTGTTTATTTGACTTATCCCATTCCTAAGATTGCCTTGTTGCCAATTATTATGTTGTTATTTGGATTAGGAAATGCCTCTAAAATTATCTTATTAGTGTTGATTATTGTGTTTCAAGTTATTTTATCTGTGAGAGATGGTGTTAAGTCGATTCCAAAAAGTTACTATCATCATTTGTATGTACTAGGTGCGAGTCAATTTCAACAGTTTTGTAAAATTACGTTACCTGCAGCATATTCTGCCATTTTAAATGCCGTAAGGATAGCGTTAGGAACAGCGATTGCTATTTTATTTTTTACAGAAGTATATGGGACAAGTTACGGATTAGGTTTTTTCATTATGGATGCATGGGGAAGGTTAGATTATTTAGACATGTATAGTGGAATTTTAGCGCTAAGTTTGGTGGCATTTATCTTATTTCAAATGATTGATTTTGCTGAAAATAGAACAAACAAATGGCGTAAAACGTATTAA
- a CDS encoding ABC transporter ATP-binding protein has translation MLTIENVSASYGGAPLILDDISFTVSKGEVVALIGPSGTGKSTLLNAITTLHQQYQGTITLDRADINPKHHKIAWIPQNYGLLPWETVKENILLGVSVRKLSGKTISNQLDHLVSELGLGELLLRYPNQLSGGQQQRVAIARAMLVTPDIFLLDEPFSALDALTREHMQSLFLTQWDKEKAPAILITHDVEEAVFMASKIVLLSGKPGRVSAVIENSSFSIPLKEKRLSPLFYDTIKQVRGAMEKA, from the coding sequence ATGTTAACCATTGAAAACGTCAGTGCGTCTTATGGAGGAGCACCGTTGATTTTAGATGACATCTCTTTTACTGTTTCTAAGGGAGAAGTTGTCGCGTTAATTGGTCCAAGTGGGACGGGAAAATCGACGTTACTTAATGCCATTACAACGTTGCACCAACAGTATCAAGGAACGATTACATTGGATAGGGCAGATATTAATCCAAAACATCATAAAATAGCCTGGATACCACAAAATTATGGATTATTACCTTGGGAAACAGTAAAAGAGAATATATTACTTGGAGTATCTGTTCGAAAATTATCTGGAAAAACAATATCTAATCAGTTAGATCATTTGGTAAGCGAATTAGGACTGGGGGAATTACTATTACGTTACCCTAACCAACTGAGTGGTGGACAACAACAACGCGTTGCTATTGCTAGAGCGATGCTTGTGACACCAGACATTTTTTTATTAGATGAGCCTTTTTCTGCTTTAGATGCACTAACACGAGAACACATGCAAAGTTTATTTTTAACCCAGTGGGATAAAGAAAAAGCCCCGGCTATTTTAATTACTCACGATGTAGAAGAGGCTGTATTTATGGCAAGTAAGATAGTCTTATTATCTGGTAAACCAGGAAGAGTATCAGCTGTTATAGAGAATAGTAGCTTTTCGATCCCGTTGAAAGAAAAAAGGTTATCACCACTATTTTATGACACCATTAAACAAGTGAGAGGAGCAATGGAAAAAGCATGA
- a CDS encoding ABC transporter substrate-binding protein, which translates to MKKKLGWISLISVMAIGLLASCGTKENTNQKQTDESAKKELLTLSFGAMPAVDSLPVYIAEKEGYFKDEGLNLALSSFKSPKDRDAALTSGHLDGANTDLIALSTYRQGDMDVKVVSQSIGTFSVLTGNDSINTINDLKGKKVGYAKNQAPYYFLDEALKTHDLSVNEVGFEEVPQIPVRVELTLNHKIDATVVPEPFRTIGLSQGLKELTNSNELGIQSTVFGFTNESLTNNEEAIEAFYRAYNKGVDYVNNHDLDDYYDVLKEKIGFTDDIKKDVTLPKYVHAEQIDGKQVEKAFNWSKKEGIYKKEYNQTDVMSDLLVK; encoded by the coding sequence TTGAAGAAGAAGTTAGGTTGGATTAGTTTAATATCAGTTATGGCAATTGGTCTATTGGCAAGTTGTGGCACAAAAGAGAACACAAATCAAAAACAAACAGATGAATCAGCTAAAAAAGAATTATTGACTTTGAGTTTTGGCGCTATGCCCGCAGTTGATAGTTTACCAGTTTACATTGCTGAAAAAGAAGGATACTTCAAAGATGAAGGTCTTAATTTAGCATTAAGTAGTTTTAAGTCACCAAAAGACCGTGATGCGGCTTTAACAAGTGGTCATCTAGATGGAGCTAATACAGATTTGATTGCGCTGAGCACATATAGACAAGGTGATATGGATGTCAAAGTGGTTAGTCAATCAATCGGGACTTTTTCTGTTTTAACTGGAAATGATAGTATTAACACAATAAATGATTTAAAAGGAAAAAAAGTGGGTTACGCTAAAAATCAAGCACCTTATTATTTTTTAGATGAAGCATTAAAAACGCATGACTTATCTGTTAATGAAGTCGGGTTTGAAGAAGTACCGCAAATTCCAGTCAGAGTTGAGTTAACACTAAATCATAAAATAGATGCTACAGTGGTACCTGAACCTTTTAGAACGATTGGGTTGTCGCAAGGATTAAAAGAATTAACGAATAGTAATGAGTTAGGTATTCAGTCAACTGTTTTTGGTTTTACAAATGAATCACTAACCAATAATGAAGAAGCCATTGAAGCTTTTTACCGTGCCTATAATAAAGGTGTTGATTATGTTAATAATCATGATTTGGATGATTATTATGATGTGTTAAAAGAAAAAATTGGTTTTACGGATGACATTAAAAAAGATGTGACATTACCTAAATATGTTCATGCCGAACAAATAGATGGTAAACAAGTAGAAAAGGCATTTAACTGGTCAAAAAAAGAAGGTATTTATAAAAAAGAATACAATCAAACAGATGTTATGAGTGATTTACTCGTTAAATAA